The Paenarthrobacter aurescens region CAGGAGGCGGCATCACCAATCGCCCAGATGCCCGGGACGGACGTGGCGAGGTCGCGCCCCACTGAAATACCGCCGTCGGGAGATGTTGTCAGTCCGGCGCTTTCGGCGAGGTCGTTGCGGGCGGTGCGCTCCTCGGCCAGGATCACCAGATCGCCTTTCATGCTGCTGCCATCTTCGAACACGATGCCCGTTGCCGGCAGCGCGGTACCTTGAACGGCGTTGTCGGTGCCGGTACCGGCACCGCTTTCAGTGGCGGAGAAGGGAACGACGGCGGTGGGGCGGAGGGTTGTGCGGACGGGCCGGACTCCGCGGGCCCGCAACACGGCCTCGGCCTGGCCCGCTGCGGGTCCGTTTCCAACGAGGATTCCCAGCGGACGGCGGCCCACCAGACGGGTGACGTCCTTGACTGCTTCGCCGATGCTTGCCGCGTCATCGATGGTGGAGTAGCTCAGGCCTGATTCGGCCCCTGGTACCGGCGGAAGGGCGGGGGCGGAACCGGTAGCGATCACAAGCTGGTCATAAGAGAACTCCATGCCATCCACGGTGGTCACCATCTTCGCATCAGCGTCAATGAAGCTCGCCGCCTGCCCGAACCGGACCGATACCTGCGGCAGTTCTGCCAGTTCCAGGAGGGCTTCCGGGCACTCGTCGCGGTTGCTGAGGACTGTGATGGTTCCGTGGAAAGCGCGCTGCCGGGAGTCTGACCCTCCAGCAATCCGCCGCACCAAAGCCTGGGCCGCTGGGCCTGCTCCGGCAATGACGATGTGGAGGGAAGGTGCGGACTGGATGGCGGACATGTTTGGCCCTTTCGCTCATGTGACCTGCTGTTGATCATCAGCGTAGGGGGCCGGTTTTTCGCGGGTGTTTCGCCGCTGTTGCCATTAATGGCCTATCCGTAGCGTGGTGTTTACCGGCCGGTAATAACGTGGATCACATCAGGCGTGGCTCAGGCCCAATAGAGTCGGAGCATGACGTCAAAGACGAAGGTGGCATTGGTAACCGGAGTAGGAAGGCGCCGTTCCATCGGGGCGGGCCTGGCTGTTGGCTTGGCGCGGGATGGCTGGGATCTGGCCCTTAACTACTGGACGCCATACGATCAGCGTCTGGGGATGGAGGGATCTGAGGAGGATCCCGAGTCAGTGGCCCAGGAGTGCCGGCGGCTCGGCGCCGCCGTCGAGCTCGTATCCGGTGACCTTGGCGATCCTGCGGTGCCAGCCGAACTCATCGCTGCCGCGGGGCGGCTTGGGACCGTGAACGGGCTGGTCCTCTCGCATTGTGAGTCCGTGAACAGTTCCATCCTGAGCACCTCGGTGGAAAGCTGGGACCGCCATTTCGCTGTGAACTCGAGAAGTACCTGGCTGCTCATCAAGGCTTTCGCCGAGCAGCTGCCGGTTGCTGTTCCCGGTGAGGTGGGTGGGCGCATAGTTGCCCTGACCAGCGATCATACGGCCCACAACCTGCCGTACGGCGCCAGTAAGGGAGCCTTGGACAGGATCGTGACGGCCGCCGCAGTGGAACTCGCGGATCGTGGAGTGCGGGCCAATGTAGTGAATCCCGGGCCGATTGATACCGGATGGATGGACGAGGCAATGCGCCAATGGGCGAGCTCCGCCACCCCCGCCGGCCGGTTGGGTACAGCGGAGGACACCGCAAACCTGGTGCGTTTCCTGTTCTCTGATGCCGGCTCCTGGATCAACGGTCAGTTGTTGCACAGCAGCGGTGGTTTCAACGCAGGTTGATGAACCCGCTGACCCTTGCGGGCGGTGGTGGCATGATGGGCCCATGAGCCAAGTCACGTGCGATCTGACTGTTTCACTGGACGGGTTTGTTGCCGGACCCAACCAGCGCCTGGAAGAACCGTTGGGCGATGGCGGAGAGCTCCTGCACAGATGGATGTTTGAAGACCCGGAGGCGAACGCCCCGGAGATCGACGGGATCCTCGCGGCAGGAGCTTTCATCATGGGACGCAACATGTTCGCAGGTCCCGGACCAGCGGCGTGGGACAAGGAATGGCGGGGCTGGTGGGGCGAGGAACCGCCGTATCACGCTCCGGTCTTCGTTCTGACGCACCACCGCCGTGAGCCGCTGGAGATGGAGGGCGGCACAACGTTCACCTTTGTGACCGAGGGCATCGAATCGGCGCTGGCACAGGCCCGGGAGGCGGCCGGGGACAAAGATGTGGCCATTGCCGGGGGAGCGCTGACCGCCCGCCAATACTTATCTGCCGGGCTCATGGACGAACTGCGGCTCCACATTTCACCCATGGTTCTTGGTGGCGGTGAGCGGCTGCTCGACGGCGTGGGGAAACTGACGCTGCAGCAAACCGAGGCGCGCGGGACCGGACTGGTCACGCACGTGCGGTACCGGGTAGTCCGCTAGAAAGCGGGACGCGACGGGATCGGCAGAACCGGGCGGCGATCGCCAGTCGGTCGCGAAGCCTGCACAGCAATCATCGCCGGCGCGTGACTCGACGGGTCTCGCGGAAATCCGCCGGCACCGTGATTTCGCCCTTCGGAGCGGCAACTGTCACACCCTTTTTCGTAACGCTGGTGACCTTGTATCCCAGTTGCTGTGCATGCTCCACAATGGGGCGCGAAGCATCCCTGTTGCGGATGATGCCGACGAGCACGCTGGCGAGCAATGCGAGGGTCAGCAGCCCTGGAATCAGGATGGCCAGGATCGGGCCGATGAGTCCGGTCAGGTACAGGGCCGGACCGATAAACCATAGGGCCACCGAGGAAAACATGAACGCGAGTACCAGTTTCTCGGAGCGCGCATGGGCGGCCTGTGCGCGGGCTAACTCATCCGGGTAGCGCTCCTTGAAAATGCGCGTGACGTCGGCGCTGAGCGCCCCGGATAGATCTTTGCTCCTGGCGGTCATGACTCTCCGATACGGGGTGCAGAGTCCGGCCACGGCAGCAATGTGCACCGGCGCCGGTGGTTCTGTGTTTGTCCCTGCTGTGTTTGTTCTTGCCCGGAAGTCCTCGCTTGGCCTTCCCCCACGGGGAGTCTACGCGATGTCTGCCATACGCTGTACACTGAATTATCGAACATATATTCGAAAAAAGGTGTGTTGTGGGCGTGATAGTCGGCCCCCGCGTGATAGATGCGGGCTTTTCCCTGATGTCGGTACTGCTGGCCCCCATCCCGGTGGCGGCGGGGTATCCCTCGCCCGCGCAGGATTATTTTGACGGCCGGATCGATCTCAATGAGCACCTGATCAAGGATGTCACCAGCACGTTCGTGGTGAGGGTGACCGGTCAATCCATGGAGGGTGCCGGGATCAGTGACGGGGATGAGTTGATCGTCAACCGGGCGCTGGAGCCCAAGGATGGGTCCGTCGTCGTTGCCGTCCTTGACGGTGAGTTGACCATCAAAAGGCTCCGCGTCACGCCGACGGGGGTGGTGCTGGAGGCGGACAACCCCAAGTATCCGGACATCAGGGTGCCCGCGCTGTCGGAGCTGACCATCTGGGGTGTGGCCACAACGTGCCTGCATCACATCTAGTGACTGGCGTCGCCACGGCGGATTTGGTGTTGATCGTTGCCCTGTTCCTGCCTCTTTCGCCTACAGCGCACACGCCGCACGGCGCTTCCTACGCCCCGTAGAATTAAGTGCACTATGGATGACCCTCCTTCACATATGCCCAGGCCCCTCAACCTTCTGACCGGATCGCCGGCCAACACGGGAGAGGGGCGCCCGAATGTATGAATGGATCATGCTCGGCATCGGCCTTGTCCTCACGGTCGGCACCGGATTCTTCGTCGCTTCCGAGTTCGCGCTGGTCAATCTCGACCGCAATGACCTCGAAGTCCGCCAGGCGCGCGGTGAGAAGCGCCTGGGGCCCACCATCAAGGCCCTCAAGATCACCTCAACGCACCTTTCCGGCGCGCAATTGGGCATCACGCTGACCACCCTGCTCACCGGATACACCTTCGAGCCGGCCATCAGCTCCATGCTCCGCGGCCCACTGCTGTCAATTGGACTGCCCGAAGCTGTAGTGCCCGGTATCGGCGCGGTGGCCGGTATCTTCCTGGCCACCATCTTCTCCATGGTCATCGGTGAGCTGGTCCCGAAAAACTTCGCCCTCGCCCTTCCGTTGGCCACGGCCAAAGTCGTCGTACCGTTCCAAACCCTGTTCACCACAGTGTTCAAGCCGGTGATCCTGCTGTTCAACAACACGGCAAACGGCATCATCCGCTCCTTTGGCATCGAACCCAAAGAAGAGCTCTCCGGTGCCCGCAGCGCTGAAGAACTCAGTTCCCTGGTCCGCCGCTCCGCTTTGGAAGGTTCCCTGGACCTTGACCACGCCGTCCTGCTGCACCGTACCCTGCGTTTCTCGGAGCACACCGCAGCTGACGTTATGACACCCCGGGTCCGGATGGCCGCAGTGAATGCCGATCACTCCGCGGAAGACATCCTGGCCTTGGCCACGGCCACCGGTTATTCCCGGTTCCCCGTGATCGGCGACGACCGCGATGACGTCCTGGGTGTGCTGCACGTAAAGCAAGCCTTCGCTGTTCCCCTCGATGATCGCGGGACCGTCACCGCGCAGGCTCTCATGATCGATCCGTTGCGGGTCCCCGAATCCATGGGCGTCGATACTTTGCTGGGCCTGCTCCGCAAACAAGGCCTGCAGGTCGCCATCGTCTCGGACGAACACGGAGGAACGGCCGGAATCGTCACGCTTGAGGATCTGGTGGAAGAAATCGTTGGCGAACTGGAAGACGAGCACGACCGGGCGCGCGTGGGCGTGGTCAGGACCGGCCGCTCCATCACCTTTGACGCCTCCCTGCGGCCCGATGAACTTCTCGACCGGACCGGAATCGTGGTCCCTGACGGTGAGGAATACGACACTATGGCCGGCTTCATCACCGACCAGTTGGACCGCCTCCCCGAACTTGGCGACGAGGTCATCATCAACGGCGGAAGTCTGCGTGTGGAACGCGTCGTGGGCACGCACGTGGAACGGCTCCGCTTCACCCCTGACGACAGCGGGGAAGCGCCCATGAGCGCCCACGACAGGATTGTTGAGAACCTCACGCAGGAGCTGACCCATGAGTGAATACCTTCCCGGCATCATCTGGCTCATCGTGCTGCTGGTTGTCAATGCGTTCTTCGTGGGCGCTGAATTCGCCGTCATTTCAGCCCGGCGTTCCCAGATTGAACCCAAGGCCGAGGCTGGGAGCAAAGCCGCGAAAACCACGCTCTGGGCGATGGAGCACGCCACCCTCATGCTCGCCACAAGCCAGTTGGGCATCACCGTCTGCTCGCTGGTGATCCTGAATGTCTCCGAACCGGCTATCCATCACCTGCTTGAAATCCCCCTGGGACTGACCTCGCTTTCCGGGGAAGCCATCGGCATCATCGCCTTTGTCGCGGCGCTGCTCCTGGTGACTTTCCTGCACGTGGTCATTGGTGAAATGGTCCCGAAGAACATCTCCTTCTCCGTTCCCACCCGCGCCGCGCTGATCCTTGCACCGCCCTTGGTGGTGGTCTCCAAGATCGTCAAGCCTGTCATCTGGACCCTGAACGGGATCGCGAACTCCATCCTGCGCCTGTTCAAAGTCCAGCCGAAGGACGAAGCTACCAGCGCCTACACCCTGGATGAAGTGGCCAACATCGTGGAGCAGTCCACCAGGGACGGGATGCTCAGCGACACCACCGGCGCCCTCACGGCGGCCTTCGAGTTCACCGCCAAGAAAGTGGCGGACGTCGAAGTTCCCATCGGCGATATGGTGCTGCTGCCCGCATCGGCCACCCCGGCCGACATCCAATCAGCCGTCGCCGAACACGGCTACTCCCGCTACATCCTCACCAATGACGACGGCGACCCATCCGGTTATCTGCACCTCAAGGACGTCATGGACCTGACTTCCGCGGAGAAATTCACCACCCAGGTGCCTGCGAAGCGCATCCGACGGCTCGCATCCGTCTTCAGCGGCAGCGACCTCGAAGATGCCCTGGCGACCATGCGCCGTACAGGTTCCCACGTTGCACGGGTCTTCGACGCCGAAGGCACCACCACCGGCGTGCTCTTCCTTGAGGACATCATCGAAGAACTCGTCGGCGAAGTCCAGGACGCCACCAGCGCCTGACCACGTGGCTGCATCCCGTCCGCCGGACTTTTTCCACATACGGCGGGCGGGATGCTTTCTTGTCGGACCTCGGCAGTACAGTAGAGGTATTCGAATATATGTTCGAATGCACGGCGTGTCCCGCACCGGAATGGGGGTTCGCGTGCTAATGCGAGCCAAGGAGCGGAATGTCCAAGCCAGCGCTCATGCATCGGATGCAGGAGATCGCCCACGTGGATATCAACTGCTTCTACGCCTCGGCGGAGCGTGCCTTCAACCCTGCGTTGGAGGGCAAGCCTTTGATAGTGCTGTCCAACAATGACGGTTGTGCCGTGACGCGGTCGCCCGAGGCCAAAAAGCTGGGGATCGGGCTTGGGGAGCCGTGGTTCAAGCTCGCTCCGCGTGCCAAAGAGTGGGGGCTCATTGCGCTCTCAAGCAACTACGAGCTCTACGGAGACATCAGCTCGCGTGTCATGGAGCTCCTGGCGCGGTATTCGGCATGGCAGGAGGTGTACTCCATTGATGAGGCATTCCTGGGAGTGAAGGGGCAACCCGGAGAGCTGCTGGAATTGGGCCGCACCATCAAGGACGCCTGCCAACGCCATGTGGGGGTTCCCGTGTGCGTAGGCATTGCGCGCACCAAGACTCTCGCCAAGCTGGCCAATAAGTGGGCCAAGCATAATCCGGCCTTCAACGGTGTGTGCCGCTGGGACTCCATCCCCGAGGGCCATCGCGAAGCGCTCATGGCGCGGCTCTCCGTGATCGAGATTTGGGGCGTAGCCAGCCGGCTCACCAAACGCCTGAATGCGATGGGGATCTTCTCGATCCTGGACCTGGTCCGCGCTGACCCCGTGGCGTTGAGGGACAAATTCTCCATCGTCATGATGCGCACGGTCCTGGAACTGCAAGGTACACCCTGCATCCCCATGGAGGAGGAACGAGTCGGGCGGGATCAATTGATCTTCTCCCGGTCTTTTTCCACACCGATCACCACGGCCGCCCAGCTACGGCAGGTGCTGAGCGTCTACGGCCAGATGGCAAGTGCAAGGCTGGCCAAGCATGACCTTCAGGCCAAACTGCTGACAGCCTTCGCCGCAACTTCGGTCTACAACCCCAACGACAAATCGTTCCCCACTGTCAACGTCAAGTTGCCCATGCCCACCTCGGACCCGGTGCTGCTGACCAAGGCCGCACACGCGCTGGTCCTCAGGATCCAGGAAGGCGTGAAGTATGCCAAAGCCGGGATCATGGTCACCGACCTCCGCCCCAGCGGAAACCAGAAACCCCTGCAAATCTTCGAAAACCGGCACGAGGAACGGGGCATAGGCCCCCTGCTGGAGCAAGTCAGCAAGCGATATGGCCGCGGCTCCATCGGCCTGGGCCACGCCGGCATCAAGGGCGGCCCGGACTGGTCCATGAAACGGGACATGCTTAGCCCCCGCTACACCACCAACTGGGACGAACTTCCCTTGGTGAAGGCGGCCTAGCGTGGCCGGAAACTACATACGGGAGAACTCAGGCCCGCAGCCGGTAACCCCTCTTCACCACGGTCTCCACGAGCTTGCCATCTGGAAGCGCAGACCGCAGTCGGCTCACCGTCATGTCCAGCGCGTGCACCGAACCGCGCAAGTCCAGCAGATCAGAGAGAGCTTCCCTGGACAGGACGGCCCCACCGGCACCCAGCAGCGCTCGCAGCAGCAACAGGGGAGCCGGCGCAAGATCCACCACTTCCCCGTTGATCCGCAAGCAGCGGCCGCGGAGCTCTATGGTGGCGCTCTTGGTTTCCAGGCGCCGCACGTGATTCAGCGAGAGATGCTCGGTCACCAGCCTGATGAGCGCACCCATACGGTAGCGATCCGGAATCAGAGGGCTCAATCCGGCGTCCACCAGCGGCTGAGCAGTGACCGGCCCCACCGCCGCAACGGTAACCGGACCCTTAAGGGCTTCGATGAGCTGGCGGTAAAGGCCCATTTCGTGGGCGGTGCTCCACATCGCGTCCACCGCCGGGGCACTGGTGAACGTCAGCACATCCACGTTTCCGCTTACCACGGCTTCGATCAGGCGCGGCAACTTGTCCTCGCCGTCCGGCTTCACCCAGCGGTACGGTGTCACGGTCAAAACAGTGGCCCCGGACATGCGGAGCCTCTCCAGCTGCCGGACATCCGTGTAGCCGTGCAGCTGTACCGCCACGGTCTTGCCGCGGACACCTTCTGCAAGGAGCATGTCCACCAAAGTGGCGGTGGTTTCATCACTGCTGATTCCGACGTCGGCAAGACCTGCCGCACGCACCGCACCGCGGGCTTTGGGTCCACGGACAAACATGCGGCAGGCGGACAGAGTCTCCAGCAGTTGCTCGCCGATTCCAAAGGAATCCGCAGCCTCACACCAGCGGCGCATGCCGTAGGCGGTGGTGGCGATGCAGATGTCCGGTTTGGCCGCGATGATGGTGCGGGTGTCCTCGATCAGGACCATGTCCTCCTGCACCGGAGCGATCTTCAAGGCAGGGGCGTGCAGCACGCTGGCACCGCGGCGTTCCAGGGCCTCAATGAGGTCCCGGGAGCGGCGGTGCGAGGTGACGCCAATGCGGAATCCATCCAGCGGCGCGTCCACCGCTTCGGAAACTTCCGGAGCGGCAGTGGCGTCCTGGACTTCGATGGCACGTGCAACAGTCATGTGTTCTTACCTTCAGGCTTCAAGGAGCGAAGCCGCGAGTCGGCTCAGTTCAGCGGATGCTTCGGCATGGTTCCGGTTGGCTTCAGCTACCCGAACCACTTCGCCGATCACCAGTACGGCTGGGTTGCTGCAGCCGGTGGCTGCTGTTTCGATGGTACCGAGGTCAGCGATCGTGGTGCGCTGTCCCGGGCGGTATCCGCGTTCCACCACGGCCACGGGCATCTCAGGATCCATGCCCGCGCGGCGCAACCCCGCCGCCAGCTGGGGCAAGGTTCCAATCCCCATCAGCACCACGATCGTACCGCCAAGGCCGGCGAGGTGGGTGTGTTCCTTCTCCGTCAAGGGAGCATGGCCGGACACCACGGTAAACATGTGACTCACCTCGCGGTGCGTCACGGGGATGCCGGCGGCGGCCGGGACGGAGATAGCGCTGGTGACACCGGAAATGACTCTTACAGGGACGCCGGCAGCAACACAGGCCGCCACTTCCTCGCCGCCACGGCCAAACACGTACGGATCTCCGCCCTTGAGGCGGACCACGTTCTTGCCCAGCAGTGCAGCTTCGACCATGAGCTTCTCAATGTCCCGCTGCGTTACTTTGTGGAGCCCGGGCTGCTTTCCCACGTCCACCAGGTCCGCAGAGGTCAGGTCAGCCAGTTCCTGGCAGGGAGCGAGCCGGTCATAGAACACCACGTCAGCATCCGGCAGCGCATCAACGGCGCCCACGGTGAGCAGGTCCAAGGCGCCCGGGCCTCCGCCCACCAAGGTCACGTGGCCCTCAGCTCCGGGTGCAGGCTCGAAAGCAACGGGAATACCGGCGTCGCGGCAACGCTCCACCAGCGGCAGCCAGCCGGTACCGCTGTCGTCAACTATGGCCACCAGGAAGGGTCGCTCGGGCAACTGGCCGTCACCAGGAAGGCCTTCAGGGGTGCTGAGCCGGTACACGTTGGCACCGGCACGCTGGTAGCGGCGGACTGCCTGTCGGGCGGATTTTTCAGATCCGGTGACAAGGACGTCCCGGCCGGTGAGATCAATGGTGAGCTGCATGGTGAACCCCTAGTTCTCTACGCCGACGGTTTCGCTGCGGACCGGGATGGTGGAAGCGATGAGCACGCCGCCCTTTTCCTCGTTGGTGGCCGGACGAATCTGGCCGCGCTCCGGAACGAAGGAAATGGACTCGTCCTTCTGGTTGGGAGCATTGACGAACGAACGGAACCGGCGGAGGCGCTCCGGGTCCTTCAAGGTCTCGGCCCACTCATCCTCGTAAGTGTCGATGTGCTTGGCCATGGCTGCTTCAAGCTCTTCGGCAATGCCCAGGGAATCGTTGACCACCACTTCCTCCACATGCTTGATGCCGCCGTCGAGCTCTTCCTGCCAGCGTGCGGTGCGCTGGAGGCGGTCAGCAGTGCGGATGTAGTACATGAGGTAACGGTCGATGTATTTCAGCAGGGTCTCGTCGTCCAGGTCCTTGGCCAACAGCTGGGCGTGGGCCGGGGTGGCTCCACCGTTGCCGCCAACGTACAGGTTCCAACCGTCGGCCGTGGCAATCACACCAACATCCTTACCGCGCGCTTCAGCACATTCACGGGCGCAACCGGAGACACCCATTTTCAGTTTGTGCGGGCTGCGGAGGCCGCGGTAGCGCAGCTCCAAGGCGATGGCCATGGCAACCGAGTCCTGCACGCCGAACCGGCACCAGGTGGAACCAACACAGGACTTCACCGTGCGCAGGCTCTTGCCGTAGGCCTGGCCGGATTCGAAGCCGGCATCCACCAGTTCCTTCCAAATGTCCGGCAACTGCTCCAAGCGGGCACCGAACATGTCTATCCGCTGTCCACCGGTGATCTTGGTGTACAGGTTGTACTTCTCAGCCACCGCCGCGATGACACCAAGGCCCTTTGGCGTGATCTCGCCACCGGCAATACGGGGAACCACCGAATAGGTGCCGTCCTTCTGCATGTTCGCCAGCGCGCGGTCGTTGGTGTCCTGCAGCGAACCCCGCCCGGCGTCCAACACATAGGCGGAGTGCTGGCTGGCCAGGATGGAGGCAATGGTCGGCTTGCAGATATCGCAGCCCGCGCCCGTACCGTACTTGGCCATGATCTCTTCAAAGGAAGTGAGCTCCAGGACGCGTATGGCATCAAAGAGTTCCTGGCGGGACAAGCTGATGTGCTCGCACAATGCCTTGGAAACCTCAATGCCGGACTTCTGCAGTTCGCCTTCCAGCAGCTTCTTGAGCATGGGGACGCAGGAACCACACTGGGTGCCTGCACGGGTGCAGCCCTTCAGTTCCCCAAGTTCCTGCACGGGGGAGTTGCCCTCGCAAGCGCCGCAACCATTGATGGCGTCGCGGATGGTGCCGGCAGCTACGTTGTTGCAGGAGCACAGGATGGCATCGTCCGGAAGCTCAGTCTCAGGAGCCTCCCCACCACCGGCAGCACTCAGGTAGGCGCCCGGTTCGGCGGACAGTTCGCGGCCAAGGAGCGGACGGAGGCTCATGTAAGGGGAAGCATCACCCACGAAGATGCCACCCAGAAGGGTCTTGGCATCATCGGTGGTGACAATCTTTTGGTACACGCCACGAGCGGGGTCGGCGTAGACGATCTCCAGGGAATGCTCCGTCCGGGCAAAGGCGTCACCAAAGCTGGCAACATCAACACCGGACAACTTGAGCTTGGTGGCAGTGTCAAAGCCCGGGAACGTGGCTTCTCCGCCGTGCAGGCGATCGGCAACGATCTCGGCCATGGTGTTGGCCGGAGCCACAAGGCCCAGGCACATGCCTTCAAAGTTAGCCACTTCGCCGATGGCCCAGATGCCATCCACTTCCGTGGCACAGAAATCATTGATGACCACGCCACCGCGCTGGCCCAGGCTGAAGAGCTGCTCCTCGCCTTCACCCGCCCGGAAGAGGTCGTCGCGGGGCTTGACGCCGATGGCAACGATCACGAGGTCGGCGTCGATGGTGCGGCCATCAGCCATGAGGACTCCGGTGACATTGCCGTCGTCGTCAGTAACAACCTCGGAGGGGAAGACGCCGCCGTGGACCTCGAAGCCCTTGGCCTCGATCAGCCGACCCAAGGCCTGCCCCGCGCCTTCGTCCAACTGGGTGTTCATGAGCCAGGGCGAGCCGTTGATCACGATCGGGGTAGCACCCAGCTGCTCGGTTCCGGCCGCGGACTCGAGGCCGAGAAGGCCACCACCGATGGTGACGGCGTTGACCTTGCGGCCCAGCTTCTCCGTCAGCCCGGCAATGGCCTTGTTGATGGCCCATACGTCTTCGAGCGTCCGGTAAACGTGGGTATGTTCCGCGCCGGGGATAGGGAGTCGGGCTGCATCCGAACCCGAGGCAACCACCAGGTGGTCGTATTCGTACTTGTTGCCGGCAGCCGTGAGGACGCTCTTGGCAGCGGAGTCGATTTTGACGGCGCGCTCGCCGGTCTTGAGGGTGAGCGCTTCGTGGTCCCACATGGACGCGTCGCCCAGGGTGAGGTCCACGCCGGTTTCCGTCAGCGCCTTGCTCAGGGCCACGCGGTCATAGGGGAGGTGCGCTTCTTCGGTCAGCACCGTAACCTGCCAACCTTCAAGTCCGCGGTTGACCATGGCATCGGCGAAGCGGTGGGCAGCAGGGCCGCCGCCGACGACGACAACGCGGCGCAGGTTCTCTGTACTTGAAGTGTGTCCGGTCACTGGTGGCCTTTCGCAGATGTTGCAGACGGATCTGTCGCAACT contains the following coding sequences:
- the nirB gene encoding nitrite reductase large subunit NirB, encoding MTGHTSSTENLRRVVVVGGGPAAHRFADAMVNRGLEGWQVTVLTEEAHLPYDRVALSKALTETGVDLTLGDASMWDHEALTLKTGERAVKIDSAAKSVLTAAGNKYEYDHLVVASGSDAARLPIPGAEHTHVYRTLEDVWAINKAIAGLTEKLGRKVNAVTIGGGLLGLESAAGTEQLGATPIVINGSPWLMNTQLDEGAGQALGRLIEAKGFEVHGGVFPSEVVTDDDGNVTGVLMADGRTIDADLVIVAIGVKPRDDLFRAGEGEEQLFSLGQRGGVVINDFCATEVDGIWAIGEVANFEGMCLGLVAPANTMAEIVADRLHGGEATFPGFDTATKLKLSGVDVASFGDAFARTEHSLEIVYADPARGVYQKIVTTDDAKTLLGGIFVGDASPYMSLRPLLGRELSAEPGAYLSAAGGGEAPETELPDDAILCSCNNVAAGTIRDAINGCGACEGNSPVQELGELKGCTRAGTQCGSCVPMLKKLLEGELQKSGIEVSKALCEHISLSRQELFDAIRVLELTSFEEIMAKYGTGAGCDICKPTIASILASQHSAYVLDAGRGSLQDTNDRALANMQKDGTYSVVPRIAGGEITPKGLGVIAAVAEKYNLYTKITGGQRIDMFGARLEQLPDIWKELVDAGFESGQAYGKSLRTVKSCVGSTWCRFGVQDSVAMAIALELRYRGLRSPHKLKMGVSGCARECAEARGKDVGVIATADGWNLYVGGNGGATPAHAQLLAKDLDDETLLKYIDRYLMYYIRTADRLQRTARWQEELDGGIKHVEEVVVNDSLGIAEELEAAMAKHIDTYEDEWAETLKDPERLRRFRSFVNAPNQKDESISFVPERGQIRPATNEEKGGVLIASTIPVRSETVGVEN